ttgagCGTCTTTTATCTCTAGATGTTTCATCTATTCTTAGGTTGTTCTAACAGCTGAGTTGTAAAAAACAGGGAGAAAGGAGTGGTAAGTGAAGTAGGAGGAGGAGGGACATCGAAGTTGATGGTGACGCTTGAGAATGGAAAAGTGAAGACGGTGGAGCTGGGGAAGCAAGGGGTTAGATTTGTTGCTCAAAAGCAAAAGAGGACGAGAACGTGAGAGGCTTTGAGCATCATCCAACATTTGGAACAAGATGAGCAAAAGACCTTGCAGGAGGAGTTGGTAGGTGAAGCAGTACTAGCTTCTTTATCATCGATTCCTTTAGATGTTGtatgtataataatatatacattgtGAAACAAATTTAgcttttgaaaaatttgaaGAAAGGATTAACAGCTGAATGAAATAAGAGATTTTGAGAATTTCAGAAGAGTAATACATTAATGATTGGTTGCTTGCTtgaataatttttcttattaagaaaacaaaggttttgaAGAATATTAGAATTTATCAAAACTTCTAGCTACTTTGGAAATCTATCCCGTTGAAACTTTGGTATGGACTGTATTAGAGAAGGTGTGGGGGGGGGGCTAGTGGAACACCAAAGTCAACCAAACACAAAGATGTATTTGGACATTGCCAAGTGTAACAGTAAAAGACATAATATATTCCCATTATGTCTGATAAGAAACAATTGCTTTTGAAATGACATGATATggtaataaaataatcaattaactcCCAACTATTAAACTGTCGGTCAACTACAATCTAGGAGTAGCTACTAGAAATGACATGGACCATAGGACAATATTAAGATTAAATAGTTAGAATTGGAGAGGGTGGAAGTTGTAAGACAAGAGGGTAAACAtgtgatgaagaagcaatcttCTTTATCTTACTTTCTAATCAACCATCTTACTTAATAACGTTATTTCATCTGTGTTAGGTACTGCTCACTAGTCTTTAACTCATAACCAGGTTGCGATCTGCGTTTccgtgaaacaaaaaaaaagggagagAATGTTACAGCTGTTATTCACGATAGCGTTCTCAGCGGCGCCGTTAACGCTGTACATACCACCGATCAGGTGTTTGACGGCGTTCGCTCAGACGGTGGAGGAGATGGAAATTGAAGGTAGGCTTTATAGAGGGAGAGTCTTCGCTCGCGCCAGAATAGCTTGGTCTAGGCTTCTCGAttgcttcttctcctcttctcctcGCCGTCCTTAACTCAtatgttcttctcttctctctttccctgtacatatatatatatatatatatctcatcaTGTTTACTCTTTCCCTTTACGTTCGTTGTGTGTTCGATTTGGGATATTTCAAGAATCAAGATGATGATAGAGACTTAGGGTTTTGTTCTTGTACTTGATCTTCTTAATAAACAGAGATGGATCATACTCCTCTTCTTGTTTTTATATACCAATCtctcttttatttaaacatattttatttattgtatatgtAAAGGTAAGATCGATGAATACAAATTGCTCAGAATATTACATGTTCTTTGAATCTGAGCATGATCATCTGAAATgaacttaaaaacaaaacaaaaaatgaatcaaatataGAAAGAAGAATGAACTTGGTGgaagtttaaaagaaaaatgaaaaattagttGGCCATAGAGCAAGGCTTTAAGAACCAGAGAACGTCCAAGCCTCTCCCTTCTTTGTTGTTACTGTCTCTGCTCTGCTCTTCCTCCTCCTTTCTCTTCACCACTTCTTCAACCATTCCCTTTTCCTGATgtacacacaaaagaaaaaacatccATTTCCTCGTTATGTGTCTGTTTCTAGCAGGACAATAAATACGGATATGAGATTACATACCGTAGGTTTGGTGGTCCCCAAGGCCTTCAAAGAAGCTGTCCGGTTCTCTGAGAAGCACTGAGGAGATGGTGGGTTTGTTCTGATTTGCTGCAGTAACCGCTCATGTCCTTTGTTCTTTACATTCCCAAGCTTTAAAGGTGTAAGGATGTTCTCTGCATCATCCACTCTCCTGAAACAATCATCACAGAATAATCCCCCAAGTTTAGTGTACCTTAGTTAAAATCATAGGCTTTTTAGTGTACTGCAACACATATGAAGGAACTTACTTAATTCTTCTACACTCCTCTCCTTTCATCTTTGCTACAGTCTCCCCATTAAGACAGACAGGAATATTCTCCGCATCATCCACTCTCCTGCAACTCCAAAGTTAGTAACtttacataataaaaacaaattttcacaTAAGAAGCAACGCTTACTTCTTTCTTCTACGGTTCTCCTTAAATGTGTTTGTGGATTCATGGACCTTCTCTTTGCTCACTTCCAGCAATGGCTTTCTCTCCTTCTTCAACTCCAACTCGTGAACAGAGTAAGGCTGATGATGATGAGTCTCCTTCACTTCAATCTTCCCTGTAGTATCTTCTCTCTCGGTTACCCTTGTGGCCAATCTCTTCAACTCGTAGCAGAACTCTGAGATATGTCCAAATATATCTCTCCCTGAGAACAGATTCCTAGCTGACTGCGTGCTCTTTAGCTTCGGTGTCTCTTTACTCATCTTCTTGGCGGAGGATGACTTGAGTGCTGCTCGCCATGATCTCGGAGGCGTGGATAAGTTTGGATTCTGGTTTTCACTGTCTTCATGTCCCCTCCTCCTACAACAAAGTCAATGGATGATATAATAAGAGAGTATGAAACAAAAAAGCATTCAAAGGCGGAGATTTTCAAGAAGCAGTACCTCTGCTTCTGCTCTGTACTAGATCCTGGTGTCTGATTCTTATCTCTCAGGCTTGGATGCTTCAAGAGAGAAACACTAAATGAGAAACCTTGGAAGTGTttgtgatgaaaaaaaaaacaagaaaatcaaGAAGAAGCAAAACCTTGGAAGAAGTAGGCGTTTGGAAGAAATCCTCAGGTCTCTTGGGATGATTACAATCTTGAAACGAAATGGAGACAAGATCAGTAACGAGGATCAACGATATGCAGAGATGAGACAAGATAGAGATTGGTACCAGGTTTGCAGAACCAAGCGTCGTCGTCGATGGTGTCTAAGTGATTCGGAGCCAAGAAGTCGAACCATTTGGGAGCTCGGAGGTGTTCGTAGAAGACGTCTTCTACAAAACGAGAATCGATTCGCTTCCAGTCGATCTGAGCAGGCTCCATTGTTTAGAATTCACAGAGAGAGCGAGTCTGATGTTGGTTGGGGTTGGGGTGGGGAGAAAAAGGAAAGGAGAAAGAAGTATGTAACCGTTGGAGTTAACGTTACAGGGGCCAGTTAAGCGGCTCCTGGTGCACGTGGCTTTCTCTTGTTACCGTTGCAGCTTTATTTATTTCACTGATCTCTCTCATCCTTTtttatcattaaataaaatcattACTCACCAACCCCATTTAATGGGCCGTATCAGCCCAGACGAATTAAACTGGGCCGTCTTGTTTCAGTAGAGAGCCCCTATTCTCTGGTTAGCCTGAAGAATGGACGGGAGATAAAACCTTTGGGGTCTTactataattatatgaaacCTTAGGTGTCTAattgcaaaaacaaaaacaaatgaaaaggCCTCCTATATATTTGTTCATACGCAACCAAACGCACGACACAAAATCGAGTTTCTGATTCCGATTCTATCCTTCCGTTCGTTGCGTTTTGGCCGACGACTTTTGATCGGAAACCGCCGCAAGGTGATAAGATCGCTTGTTCTTCGTGTTCTCGATTTGTTTCTCTGAATCAATAGTATGTGGATCTTCATTGAGCTCATCTGCTTCCGtgtcgattgattgattgattgttacCTAGGGTTTCCTGCTCTCCTGCAATTTAGTTGATTCTGGGTTTCTGTTATTTGATTCCGATGAGATTTCTAGACTGTTTTTTTCGATTGATATGATTTTGCTAATTCAATTGAATTCCATGACGAAAAGTATTATCTTTTATTGAAATCAGAAGAATACGTTTACTTTGTTGTTTTCCTTGTATCGCAATTTCTATCAAGGGATTTTTCTAAATCGTTTGAGAGCCTATCTGTAGAGCAGTGAGAGCTTCTGAACCGTTGGCAATGGATAAAGGAGCACCTCCTCCTACCATCTTTGTGAATGATGGGTCCTTCATGGAAAGATTCAGACAGCTTCAACAGGAGAAGGATGACGCCAAGGATAAGGTTCCTCGTGTTGTAGAGGAGTCCAAGCCTGTGAAGATTATATCTGGGATTTCTAATCCTAGGCCTTCTTCTGCTACTAAAGTTTCCATTGGGTTGAAGACCAATGATGCCCAGAAGAAAGGTGGTAAGCTTGCCTTCAGCTTGAAGCAAAAGTCTAAGCTTCTTGCACCTCCTGTAAAGCTTGGTGAACAAGAGGACGAGGATGAAGGGGATGTGAAAACTGATCATGGATATGCTAAGCGTCCGAAGCTAGAGCAGGGAAGAGACACACCCGCCAAGTCAGCCAAAGTGTCAGATGTTGGTAATGGCTGTTTACATAGTAAATATATGTCTTTGTGCAGTGTCTTCCTTAACCAACAATCCAATTGCTGGAAAGATTTGGAATTTCTGCCACGACTGCTACAAGAGTGATTTGCATTCCTTGTTCATGGTCTCGGTATTAATCAGTTTTATAAGTGATGTGCAGCACCTCCTCCTGCGCCCAGTGATCCTACTGTGAAGAATGCTGCTGATAAACTAGCAAGCTTTGTTGCCAAGAATGGAAGGGCATTCGAGGATGTCACACGCCAAAAGAATCCTGGGGATACACTATTTAAGTATgtgaaaattcattttttttggaGCATCGCGGTTTAATGTTTCGTGATTCCATCTATTACACGCATACTAAGTCGGTACTAGGTGTTTTCGTGTGATTTTGTTGACCTTCTGCATCTTGTATCCTGTTTCCCAACCAGATTCCTTTTTGATGAGAGCTGTGCGGATTACAAGTACTATGCATTCAGGCTGTCTGAAGAGGAAAAATCTATTTCACAAGCCAAGGAATCTGGTGGACTTCATAGTGGTAATTATTACACACCTGTGTTTATTTATGCAACTGTTTTCTTTATGTTATTTAACTGTTTCAGAATATGTTTAGCTAAGCTTGTGCATGGAAAACATGCCTCatcccttgttttttttttcagacaacATATAGAGTTATAATAAGAATTATGTATGCTCTGTAGTATGTGTATAATGTGAGGCTGCTTGTTCGGTATATTCTTAACGCTGGATTCCTTCATATTATCTTTCCAGGTGATGCAGGCCCTCGGATGTCCACAACACCAATCACTTCTCAAAAGCCAGCTCAGCAACAAAGAGGCTATCAGATCCCTGCTTCGGCTCTCTATGATGCTTCTGTAGAATCCGGAGCTTCCTCTAGATCTGCTCAGGCATCAGTTACAAGACCTAACAACAGTATGTCAGTTAGCCTTTTTGTCTGCCTAGGTTCTCTCTTTTTATTGAACATCTAGCTTTAACTGTGGGTTAAATTTTGTCTACGTCGCAGGCGACTCTTTTAGCGCGCCGAGGGCTGCAGACCCTATTTCAATGATGGAGTTTTACATGAAGAAGGCTGCCCAAGAAGAGAAGATGAGACGTCCTAGGCAGTCAAAAGATGAAATGCCCCCGCCAGCTTCTCTTCAAGGCTCATCTGGTGAGAATGAATCCTATTtctgtttcttttattttgaggCAACTGTAATGCCTTATCGCTCAACCATGTTTTATTTCAGCAATTCCCTCCACGGACTCCGGAAAGAGAGGTCATCACATGGGTGATTATATCCCACCGGAAGAGCTAGATAAGTTCCTTGCAAAGTGTGACGATGTAGCTGCACTGAAAGCCACAAAGGAGGCAGCTGAGAAGGCTAAGATCCAAGCAGATAATGTCGGACATAAGCTCTTGTCAAAAATGGGTTGGAAAGAAGGTGCATACTTGCTCGCTCTATCTGTAAACTTGTGACCTAGTTTCTTTCTGTATCTTGTTCCCTTATGGAGACAAGGAGGTTAAAAAAATTGGAGGAGTGGGTTACAGGTGAAGGTATAGGAAGCTCTAGAAAGGGTATGGCAGACCCGATAATGGCAGGCGATGTAAAGACTAACAACTTGGGAGTTGGGGCTTCTGCTCCAGGAGAAGTTAACCCTGAGGATGATATATACGAGCAGTACAAGAAGCGAATGATGCTGGGTTACAAACACAGACCCAACCCACTGGTACTTTCACCTATCTTTTAGCccagttcttttttttgtaatagcACTTTACTCACCTTTTGTCTCAATTGTTCTTACAGGGAAATCCAAGGAAAGCTTATTATTAAGAACCATTCAATATGCTGGCAGACAATCATGAGCTATCTCTCACCCCACCAAGCCCCAGCTGATCTTTGcttttctattaaaatataatgttcCAAGTTCTTATATTACTCTGATAAATTGAAGTGTTTGTTTGGATTGGATTTGTTTGCAAAAAGATCTTTATCTGTTGGGATTGGAGTTGACTGAGATCTCTATTCTTATAtctttattaatgtttttaaagtcTGGGACAATAATACTCTCAACAGCGTATTTATTAGAGTGAAAGgtaaatgagaaaaaaagaaagaaaagatgatAAGGTTGGTCCTAGACTTCTAGTTAATGATATCGCAA
The window above is part of the Brassica napus cultivar Da-Ae chromosome C8, Da-Ae, whole genome shotgun sequence genome. Proteins encoded here:
- the BNAC08G23430D gene encoding uncharacterized protein BNAC08G23430D yields the protein MLQLLFTIAFSAAPLTLYIPPIRCLTAFAQTVEEMEIEGRLYRGRVFARARIAWSRLLDCFFSSSPRRP
- the BNAC08G23440D gene encoding uncharacterized protein BNAC08G23440D, whose amino-acid sequence is MEPAQIDWKRIDSRFVEDVFYEHLRAPKWFDFLAPNHLDTIDDDAWFCKPDCNHPKRPEDFFQTPTSSKHPSLRDKNQTPGSSTEQKQRRRGHEDSENQNPNLSTPPRSWRAALKSSSAKKMSKETPKLKSTQSARNLFSGRDIFGHISEFCYELKRLATRVTEREDTTGKIEVKETHHHQPYSVHELELKKERKPLLEVSKEKVHESTNTFKENRRRKKRVDDAENIPVCLNGETVAKMKGEECRRIKRVDDAENILTPLKLGNVKNKGHERLLQQIRTNPPSPQCFSENRTASLKALGTTKPTEKGMVEEVVKRKEEEEQSRDSNNKEGRGLDVLWFLKPCSMAN
- the LOC106367846 gene encoding SURP and G-patch domain-containing protein 1-like protein translates to MDKGAPPPTIFVNDGSFMERFRQLQQEKDDAKDKVPRVVEESKPVKIISGISNPRPSSATKVSIGLKTNDAQKKGGKLAFSLKQKSKLLAPPVKLGEQEDEDEGDVKTDHGYAKRPKLEQGRDTPAKSAKVSDVAPPPAPSDPTVKNAADKLASFVAKNGRAFEDVTRQKNPGDTLFKFLFDESCADYKYYAFRLSEEEKSISQAKESGGLHSGDAGPRMSTTPITSQKPAQQQRGYQIPASALYDASVESGASSRSAQASVTRPNNSDSFSAPRAADPISMMEFYMKKAAQEEKMRRPRQSKDEMPPPASLQGSSAIPSTDSGKRGHHMGDYIPPEELDKFLAKCDDVAALKATKEAAEKAKIQADNVGHKLLSKMGWKEGEGIGSSRKGMADPIMAGDVKTNNLGVGASAPGEVNPEDDIYEQYKKRMMLGYKHRPNPLGNPRKAYY